A window from Setaria italica strain Yugu1 chromosome VIII, Setaria_italica_v2.0, whole genome shotgun sequence encodes these proteins:
- the LOC101777949 gene encoding cathepsin B-like protease 2: MGGTLQQLLLLFFFLSAVAPQVVRAVKPIPNSNLGVEEGDNSIGIIQKDIIETVNKHPNAGWTAAQNPYFANYTIAQFKHILGVKPTPQDALTDVPSKTYSRSLKLPKEFDARSKWSHCSTIGNILDQGHCGSCWAFGAVECLQDRFCIHMNMNISLSVNDLLACCGFMCGDGCNGGYPIMAWRYFVQNGVVTDECDPYFDQVGCNHPGCEPAYPTPVCEKKCKVQNQVWDEKKHFSVNAYSINSDPDDIMSEVYINGPVEVAFTVYEDFAHYKSGVYKHITGGIMGGHAVKLIGWGTSDAGEDYWLLANQWNRGWGDDGYFKIIRGVNECGIEEDVVAGMPSTKNMVRNYGGSSGTAVV; this comes from the exons atgGGCGGCAcactgcagcagctgctgctgctcttcttcttcctatcTGCTGTCGCCCCGCAG GTAGTCAGAGCAGTAAAACCAATCCCAAATTCCAATCTCGGGGTTGAGGAGGGAGACAATTCCATAGGAATCATCCAG AAGGACATCATAGAGACGGTCAACAAGCATCCCAATGCTGGGTGGACGGCTGCACAGAATCCTTACTTTGCAAACTATACT ATTGCACAATTTAAGCATATCCTTGGAGTGAAGCCCACACCACAGGATGCTCTGACTGATGTTCCTTCCAAAACTTATTCAAGATCACTGAAACTTCCAAAGGAGTTCGACGCCAGATCTAAGTGGTCTCATTGCAGCACAATTGGGAACATACTTG ATCAA GGTCATTGTGGCTCCTGTTGGGCATTTGGTGCCGTGGAGTGCCTCCAGGATCGTTTTTGCATTCATATGAACATG AACATTTCATTGTCAGTTAATGACCTACTGGCATGCTGCGGTTTTATGTGCGGTGATGGTTGTAATGGAGGCTATCCTATAATGGCATGGCGCTACTTTGTTCAAAATGGTGTTGTCACAGACGAG TGCGATCCATATTTCGATCAGGTCGGTTGCAATCATCCTGGATGCGAACCTGCTTATCCTACACCAGTATGTGAAAAGAAATGCAAGGTGCAAAACCAAGTTTGGGATGAAAAGAAGCATTTCAGTGTCAATGCGTACAGTATAAATTCTGATCCAGATGACATAATGTCAGAGGTCTACATAAATGGCCCTGTAGAAGTTGCTTTCACAGTTTATGAG GACTTCGCCCACTACAAATCTGGAGTATACAAGCATATTACGGGTGGCATTATGGGTGGCCATGCCGTCAAGTTGATTGGATGGGGAACCAGTGATGCTGGAGAAGATTACTGG CTTCTTGCAAATCAGTGGAACAGAGGCTGGGGTGAT GATGGCTACTTCAAGATCATACGAGGCGTGAACGAATGCGGCATCGAAGAGGATGTTGTTGCTGGAATGCCATCGACAAAGAACATGGTTAGAAACTACGGCGGCTCCTCTGGAACAGCTgtagtttga
- the LOC105914868 gene encoding zinc finger BED domain-containing protein RICESLEEPER 2-like: protein MKPTSYMFLPLIVSIRDALDNPSWQTSVALQDLAAAMRIKFEKYWGRDFDESNQPIPRRNKKDYDVNLGIVIATMLDPRGKAEYAEFFYQKICSNIDQIDSSVDAALVWMKKYFLEYEQRLRRVNAYSVTYSSEGSICVGSPVLAKRQLGSEFANFKSSRRKTRPPKSEFDIYFEEDCVEDIENFDILAWWKAHAEKFPILSVMARDFLAIPLSTVSSESAFSLGGRILGESRSSLTPEMLEALVCGKDWLFKEKDADNEGQQISEDQTSEMVIFATPSD from the exons ATGAAACCAACTTCATACATGTTCTTGCCTTTAATTGTTTCAATTCGGGATGCCTTGGATAACCCTTCTTGGCAGACAAGTGTGGCACTACAAGACCTGGCTGCAGCCATGAGGATCAAGTTTGAAAAGTATTGGGGTAGAGATTTTGATGAGTCAAACCAGCCTATTCCTCGCAGaaataaaaaggattatgatgtCAACCTTGGAATTGTTATTGCAACAATGTTAGATCCGAGGGGAAAAGCAGAATATGCAGAGTTCTTCTACCAGAAGATTTGTAGCAATATAGATCAGATTGATTCAAGTGTTGATGCTGCTCTAGTTTGGATGAAAAAATACTTCCTGGAGTATGAGCAACGCTTGAGGAGAGTTAATGCATACTCTGTTACATATTCAAGTGAGGGCAGCATTTGTGTGGGCTCACCGGTGCTTGCGAAAAGGCAGCTAGGATCAGAATTTGCAAACTTCAAGTCAAGTCGAAGAAAGACTCGTCCACCAAAATCTGAATTTGACATCTACTTTGAAGAAGATTGTGTGGAAGACATTGAAAACTTTGACATTTTGGCTTGGTGGAAGGCACATGCTGAGAAGTTCCCGATCTTATCAGTTATGGCACGTGATTTCCTCGCCATTCCTCTTAGTACCGTTTCTTCCGAATCAGCCTTTAGTCTTGGAGGTAGGATTCTTGGGGAGTCAAGAAGCTCACTAACTCCAGAGATGTTAGAAGCCCTTGTGTGTGGGAAAGACTGGttattcaaggaaaaagatgcaGACAATGAAG GTCAACAAATTAGTGAAGATCAGACTAGTGAAATGGTCATCTTTGCCACTCCATCAGACTAG
- the LOC101782249 gene encoding uncharacterized protein LOC101782249, with amino-acid sequence MWKFQASRAALVDFEKKLCDIEEQRFGTLPDREISSIPFEEKPFGDEVACDHEICRFSVVSIALFDGDCVGENMLFACSGIALPRKPAPLDLTRFVTSAYLVRVFNERRNRDDKLRVQVRLPDGTTTDGLLGLYDHDIAIVTSIGRLDVCPVDLNIADCPDGLHHARAVGRAFESGRLMAMPVSLSDRIVVSDRLSVSDKFFVSDSQGQGYTEAALGGPLVGHDCIFQGMVIDLVEYGGAACIIEREFLCTRLELLLACDPKKLRSLDYSLPSGVSSIIPSGFMKTIYRLRSFGYPIPPPLVLELNGRLLNRFEERFGVLRAWKGYPFGAPHQQVLERVWDELEGGVVANISRRVVALASFNGYVRSFACTGLLIKWCGSRATHTVVLTSASLVRSRLNEDDIDENLRIEVFLLPNQRCDGTLELYDLHYNIAIVSIKKGFNSIRPEDIFNKGKQKFYKKVVAVGRDTIHGLLMGTIGEVKFSNKDCKLNCKDLHWSTCKIKKVGIGGPLIDFDGSFVGMNFYDGSSATPFLPRSKVVHALRSVYNSILPSERGCNPVGRGRKTQVSKKRGRKTNRWPVPKPYWFHDGLDVDMHAVHKHIGRTFL; translated from the exons ATGTGGAAAT TTCAAGCGAGCAGGGCTGCGTTGGTTGATTTTGAAAAGAAATTATGTGATATTGAGGAGCAACGATTTGGCACATTACCCGATCGAGAAATTTCAAGCATTCCCTTTGAAGAGAAACCATTTGGTGATGAAGTTGCATGTGACCATGAAATTTGTCGATTCAGTGTTGTCTCAATTGCCTtgtttgatggtgattgtgttg GTGAAAACATGTTGTTTGCATGCTCTGGGATAGCTCTACCACGTAAGCCTGCTCCACTAGACCTAACAAGATTTGTCACTTCAGCATATTTGGTCAGAGTATTCAATGAGAGAAGGAATAGAGATGATAAATTGAGG GTTCAAGTCCGCCTTCCTGATGGCACAACTACCGATGGTCTTTTGGGACTATATGATCACGATATTGCTATTGTCACATCCATCGGCCGCCTAGATGTCTGTCCTGTAGATCTCAATATTGCTGACTGTCCTGATGGTCTTCATCATGCACGAGCTGTTGGGCGTGCCTTTGAGTCAGGCCGTTTGATGGCCATGCCTGTCTCTCTGTCAGACCGCATTGTCGTTTCTGATAGGCTTTCCGTTTCAGATAAGTTTTTTGTTTCAGATAGTCAAGGTCAAGGTTATACGGAG GCTGCGCTTGGAGGGCCACTTGTAGGACATGACTGTATATTTCAGGGGATGGTCATTGATCTTGTTGAGTATGGTGGAGCAGCCTGTATCATAGAACGGGAATTTCTTTGTACACGCTTGGAGCTACTTCTGGCATGCGA tcctaaaaaactccGCTCGCTTGATTATTCACTGCCTTCAGGTGTATCAAGCATAATCCCTTCAG GATTCATGAAAACTATTTACCGATTAAGATCTTTTGGTTATCCAATACCGCCACCACTTGTACTTGAAT TGAATGGGCGGTTGCTTAATCGATTCGAAGAACGTTTTGGTGTATTACGTGCTTGGAAAGGGTATCCTTTTGGTGCTCCACACCAACAAGTTTTGGAGCGTGTCTGGGATGAACTCGAAGGAGGAGTTGTGGCAAATATATCCCGTCGTGTTGTCGCACTAGCTTCTTTCAATG GGTATGTGAGGTCTTTTGCTTGCACAGGGTTACTTATAAAGTGGTGCGGAAGCAGAGCCACACACACTGTTGTCCTGACTTCTGCCAGTTTGGTTAGAAGTCGTCTTAATGAAGACGACATTGATGAGAATTTGAGG ATTGAGGTGTTTCTCCTGCCGAATCAGCGTTGTGATGGGACATTGGAATTGTATGACTTGCACTACAATATTGCTATTGTTAGCATCAAGAAGGGTTTTAACTCTATTCGTCCAGAAGACATATTTAATAAAGGAAAGCAAAAGTTTTATAAAAAGGTAGTAGCTGTAGGGCGTGACACTATACATGGACTATTAATGGGCACAATTGGTGAAGTGAAATTTAGTAACAAGGATTGCAAACTTAATTGCAAAGATCTTCACTGGTCCACTTGTAAAATCAAGAAG GTTGGGATTGGTGGACCCCTTATTGATTTTGATGGGAGTTTTGTTGGCATGAACTTTTATGATGGAAGCAGTGCAACTCCTTTCCTTCCAAGGAGCAAGGTCGTCCATGCTTTGAGAAGTGTGTATAATTCAATATTACCATCGGAAAG GGGATGCAATCCTGTTGGCAGAGGCAGGAAGACACaggtttcaaaaaaaagaggcaGGAAGACAAACAGGTGGCCAGTGCCCAAGCCATACTGGTTCCATGATGGCCTTGATGTGGATATGCATGCTGTCCATAAGCACATTGGAAGGACTTTTCTATAG
- the LOC101777534 gene encoding uncharacterized protein LOC101777534 — protein sequence MPAGLLSNRVDREDLAAGDHIYSWRAAYLYAHHGIYVGDEMVIHFTRAAGHEIGTGTFLDSFLFSSSTSSAVAGDPPCQRQRCGHLVRPDDGVVMSCLDCFLHGGGLYLFHYAVSPALFLAKARGGTCTLAASDPGHVVVHRARYLLDKGFGAYSLFKNNCEDFAIYCKTGLLVETAFSVGRSGQLASLTAAFSAVASSPLRFLTTSAPGLAIVTTGMYCAGRYVSDMGVRRDVVKVPVQTLVAQATPAATEEAACSLTNHPL from the exons ATGCCGGCGGGGTTGCTGTCCAATCGCGTGGATCGGGaggacctcgccgccggggaTCACATCTACTCATGGCGGGCCGCCTACCTCTACGCCCACCACG GGATCTATGTTGGGGACGAGATGGTCATCCATTTCACCAGAGCTGCCGGCCACGAGATTGGCACGGGCACCTTCTTGGATTCCTTCCTCttcagctcctccacctcgtcggcgGTGGCAGGGGATCCTCCCTGCCAGCGCCAGCGATGTGGCCACCTGGTCAGGCCTGACGACGGAGTCGTCATGTCCTGTCTCGACTGCTTCTtgcacggcggcggcctctACCTGTTCCACTACGCCGTCTCGCCGGCCTTGTTCCTCGCCAAGGCGCGCGGAGGGACCTGCACCCTGGCCGCCTCCGACCCCGGCCACGTCGTCGTCCACCGCGCCCGCTACCTCCTCGACAAGGGCTTCGGCGCCTACTCCCTCTTCAAGAACAACTGCGAGGACTTCGCCATCTACTGCAAGACGGGGCTGCTCGTCGAAACCGCCTTCAGCGTTGGCCGCAGCGGCCAGCTCGCATCCCTCACCGCCGCCTTCAGCGCCGTCGCCTCGTCGCCGCTGCGCTTCCTCACCACCAGCGCCCCCGGCCTCGCCATTGTCACCACCGGCATGTACTGCGCCGGCCGGTATGTCTCGGACATGGGCGTTCGCCGGGATGTGGTCAAGGTCCCTGTCCAGACACTCGTTGCGCAGGCCACTCCTGCTGCTACGGAGGAGGCAGCCTGCTCGctgacaaaccatccactgtaA
- the LOC101773867 gene encoding uncharacterized protein LOC101773867, whose translation MSGEDELLAGGGVPIRPPRLEDAGLEDCALPLESIAEAFSLAAAAVSSRLARFPPSDDSDEEDEEGRVLAPRGGSCVDDAGPARGAVPDADALVVGDGGGGADEVVVVGGGRGGGCEDAVVVGGRGEERDGVVVVGEGSGEKELGKEGGCVEGVLEGVSESGRAHGDEKDDEEVAEKAILVLDFE comes from the coding sequence ATGTCGGGTGAAGAtgagctcctcgccggcgggggcgtgcccatccggccgccgcggctggaGGACGCGGGCCTCGAGGACTGCGCGCTACCGCTGGAGTCCATCGCCGAGGCCTTTtccctcgccgcggcggccgtctcCTCCCGCCTCGCCCGCTTCCCCCCCTCCGACGActccgacgaggaggacgaggagggccgCGTCTTGGCACCGCGCGGAGGCAGCTGCGTGGATGATGCCGGGCCCGCCCGTGGGGCTGtccccgacgccgacgcccttgttgtcggcgacggcggcggcggcgccgatgaGGTCGTGGTCGTTGGCGGAGGGCGCGGAGGCGGATGCGAGGACGCGGTGGTGGTCGGTGGGCGCGGGGAAGAGCGGGATGGAGTCGTGGTGGTCGGGGAAGGGAGCGGGGAGAAGGAGCTGGGGAAGGAGGGTGGATGCGTCGAGGGGGTCCTAGAAGGGGTCAGTGAATCGGGGCGTGCGCACGGCGACGAAAAGGACGACGAGGAAGTGGCGGAGAAGGCGATCTTGGTGCTAGATTTTGAGTGA